Proteins encoded in a region of the Homo sapiens chromosome 9, GRCh38.p14 Primary Assembly genome:
- the CEL gene encoding bile salt-activated lipase precursor, with protein sequence MGRLQLVVLGLTCCWAVASAAKLGAVYTEGGFVEGVNKKLGLLGDSVDIFKGIPFAAPTKALENPQPHPGWQGTLKAKNFKKRCLQATITQDSTYGDEDCLYLNIWVPQGRKQVSRDLPVMIWIYGGAFLMGSGHGANFLNNYLYDGEEIATRGNVIVVTFNYRVGPLGFLSTGDANLPGNYGLRDQHMAIAWVKRNIAAFGGDPNNITLFGESAGGASVSLQTLSPYNKGLIRRAISQSGVALSPWVIQKNPLFWAKKVAEKVGCPVGDAARMAQCLKVTDPRALTLAYKVPLAGLEYPMLHYVGFVPVIDGDFIPADPINLYANAADIDYIAGTNNMDGHIFASIDMPAINKGNKKVTEEDFYKLVSEFTITKGLRGAKTTFDVYTESWAQDPSQENKKKTVVDFETDVLFLVPTEIALAQHRANAKSAKTYAYLFSHPSRMPVYPKWVGADHADDIQYVFGKPFATPTGYRPQDRTVSKAMIAYWTNFAKTGDPNMGDSAVPTHWEPYTTENSGYLEITKKMGSSSMKRSLRTNFLRYWTLTYLALPTVTDQEATPVPPTGDSEATPVPPTGDSETAPVPPTGDSGAPPVPPTGDSGAPPVPPTGDSGAPPVPPTGDSGAPPVPPTGDSGAPPVPPTGDSGAPPVPPTGDSGAPPVPPTGDSGAPPVPPTGDAGPPPVPPTGDSGAPPVPPTGDSGAPPVTPTGDSETAPVPPTGDSGAPPVPPTGDSEAAPVPPTDDSKEAQMPAVIRF encoded by the exons CTGGGCGCCGTGTACACAGAAGGTGGGTTCGTGGAAGGCGTCAATAAGAAGCTCGGCCTCCTGGGTGACTCTGTGGACATCTTCAAGGGCATCCCCTTCGCAGCTCCCACCAAGGCCCTGGAAAATCCTCAGCCACATCCTGGCTGGCAAG GGACCCTGAAGGCCAAGAACTTCAAGAAGAGATGCCTGCAGGCCACCATCACCCAGGACAGCACCTACGGGGATGAAGACTGCCTGTACCTCAACATTTGGGTGCCCCAGGGCAGGAAGCAAG tctcccgGGACCTGCCCGTTATGATCTGGATCTATGGAGGCGCCTTCCTCATGGGGTCCGGCCATGGGGCCAACTTCCTCAACAACTACCTGTATGACGGCGAGGAGATCGCCACACGCGGAAACGTCATCGTGGTCACCTTCAACTACCGTGTCGGCCCCCTTGGGTTCCTCAGCACTGGGGACGCCAATCTGCCAG gtAACTATGGCCTTCGGGATCAGCACATGGCCATTGCTTGGGTGAAGAGGAATATCGCGGCCTTCGGGGGGGACCCCAACAACATCACGCTCTTCGGGGAGTCTGCTGGAGGTGCCAGCGTCTCTCTGCAG ACCCTCTCCCCCTACAACAAGGGCCTCATCCGGCGAGCCATCAGCCAGAGCGGCGTGGCCCTGAGTCCCTGGGTCATCCAGAAAAACCCACTCTTCTGGGCCAAAAAG GTGGCTGAGAAGGTGGGTTGCCCTGTGGGTGATGCCGCCAGGATGGCCCAGTGTCTGAAGGTTACTGATCCCCGAGCCCTGACGCTGGCCTATAAGGTGCCGCTGGCAGGCCTGGAGT ACCCCATGCTGCACTATGTGGGCTTCGTCCCTGTCATTGATGGAGACTTCATCCCCGCTGACCCGATCAACCTGTACGCCAACGCCGCCGACATCGACTATATAGCAGGCACCAACAACATGGACGGCCACATCTTCGCCAGCATCGACATGCCTGCCATCAACAAGGGCAACAAGAAAGTCACGGA GGAGGACTTCTACAAGCTGGTCAGTGAGTTCACAATCACCAAGGGGCTCAGAGGCGCCAAGACGACCTTTGATGTCTACACCGAGTCCTGGGCCCAGGACCCATCCCAGGAGAATAAGAAGAAGACTGTGGTGGACTTTGAGACCGATGTCCTCTTCCTGGTGCCCACCGAGATTGCCCTAGCCCAGCACAGAGCCAATGCCAA GAGTGCCAAGACCTACGCCTACCTGTTTTCCCATCCCTCTCGGATGCCCGTCTACCCCAAATGGGTGGGGGCCGACCATGCAGATGACATTCAGTACGTTTTCGGGAAGCCCTTCGCCACCCCCACGGGCTACCGGCCCCAAGACAGGACAGTCTCTAAGGCCATGATCGCCTACTGGACCAACTTTGCCAAAACAGG GGACCCCAACATGGGCGACTCGGCTGTGCCCACACACTGGGAACCCTACACTACGGAAAACAGCGGCTACCTGGAGATCACCAAGAAGATGGGCAGCAGCTCCATGAAGCGGAGCCTGAGAACCAACTTCCTGCGCTACTGGACCCTCACCTATCTGGCGCTGCCCACAGTGACCGACCAGGAGGCCACCCCTGTGCCCCCCACAGGGGACTCCGAGGCCACTCCCGTGCCCCCCACGGGTGACTCCGAGACCGCCCCCGTGCCGCCCACGGGTGACTCCGGGGCCCCCCCCGTGCCGCCCACGGGTGACTCCGGGGCCCCCCCCGTGCCGCCCACGGGTGACTCCGGGGCCCCCCCCGTGCCGCCCACGGGTGACTCCGGGGCCCCCCCCGTGCCGCCCACGGGTGACTCCGGGGCCCCCCCCGTGCCGCCCACGGGTGACTCCGGGGCCCCCCCCGTGCCGCCCACGGGTGACTCCGGGGCCCCCCCCGTGCCGCCCACGGGTGACTCCGGCGCCCCCCCCGTGCCGCCCACGGGTGACGCCGGGCCCCCCCCCGTGCCGCCCACGGGTGACTCCGGCGCCCCCCCCGTGCCGCCCACGGGTGACTCCGGGGCCCCCCCCGTGACCCCCACGGGTGACTCCGAGACCGCCCCCGTGCCGCCCACGGGTGACTCCGGGGCCCCCCCTGTGCCCCCCACGGGTGACTCTGAGGCTGCCCCTGTGCCCCCCACAGATGACTCCAAGGAAGCTCAGATGCCTGCAGTCATTAGGTTTTAG